The following are encoded in a window of Arachis duranensis cultivar V14167 unplaced genomic scaffold, aradu.V14167.gnm2.J7QH unplaced_Scaffold_165934, whole genome shotgun sequence genomic DNA:
- the LOC127743845 gene encoding LOW QUALITY PROTEIN: DEAD-box ATP-dependent RNA helicase 28-like (The sequence of the model RefSeq protein was modified relative to this genomic sequence to represent the inferred CDS: deleted 2 bases in 1 codon): MFPFLFEPQSDEEIEHSEEEEASEPESEPGSEPEESEGEEEEDEQEASRISKEKKKKKTQSPWDFAKYTESVAEEHARRSTTSVDEKISKALKQRSTPLAVPSQNNDVDDSSDSEPDKQEDYRPDEEDEEEGNAADSKSFFAPSDGASFHADSFLQLHLSRPLLRACEALGYAKPTPIQAACIPLALNGRDICGSAITGSGKTAAFALPTLERLLFRPKRMHAIRVLILTPTRELAVQVHSMIEKLAQFTDIRCCLVVGGLSTKVQEAALRSMPDIVVATPGRMIDHLRNSMSVDLDDLAVLILDEADRLLELGFSAEIHELVRMCPKKRQTMLFSATMTEEVDDLIKLSLTKPVRLSADPSPSTSVLYTMVVGSICHIHAPVEYILFPLILIMQIINLSCETHFKVVRIRRLREANQEAVLLAMCSKTFTSKVIIFSGTKQAAHRLKIIFGLAGLKAAELHGNLTQAQRLEALEQFRKQEVDFLIATDVAARGLDIIGVQTVINYACPRDLTSYVHRVGRTARAGREGCAVTFVTDNDRSLLKAIAKRAGSKLKSRIVAEQSIHKWSHIIEQLEDQIAEVLEEEREERALRKAEMEATKAENLIAHKEEIFSRPKRTWFVTETEKKVAAKAAKVKSCFIVNNDKSSGKVISAQEAEDLKMKEKRKREREKNLPRKKRRKLEAAREMLEDEGDDDKPEAKGANKKEKGGLSLVDVAYRRAKAVKAVKKAMDSGKIVKKNKKNTNRPSHKSSSRTQEMQELFQADMKDKKPKRRGAGAGKKSKSSFKSKSRYKRR, encoded by the exons ATGTTTCCCTTCTTGTTCGAACCCCAAAGCGACGAAGAGATCGAACActccgaagaagaagaagcatccGAACCAGAATCAGAACCAGGATCCGAACCGGAAGAAtcagaaggagaagaagaagaagacgaacaAGAAGCTTCTAGAATctcaaaggagaagaagaagaagaaaacacagTCTCCGTGGGACTTCGCCAAGTACACTGAGTCAGTTGCGGAGGAGCACGCTCGCCGGAGTACAACCTCCGTTGACGAAAAAATCTCCAAAGCATTAAAACAGCGCTCAACACCTCTCGCGGTTCCTTCGCAAAACAACGACGTTGACGACTCATCAGATTCCGAACCTGATAAACAG GAAGATTATAGACcagatgaagaagatgaagaggagggCAATGCGGCTGATAGCAAGTCCTTTTTCGCTCCTTCTGATGGAGCATCTTTCCATGCGGATTCGTTCTTGCAGCTTCATTTGTCACGGCCTTTGCTCAGGGCTTGTGAGGCCTTGGGGTATGCTAAACCAACGCCAATTCAG GCAGCTTGTATACCATTGGCGTTAAATGGTCGTGATATATGTGGAAGTGCCATTACTGGGTCAGGAAAG ACAGCTGCATTTGCACTTCCCACATTAGAGAGGTTGTTGTTCCGTCCTAAACGCATGCATGCAATAAGGGTCCTTATTCTTACACCAACCAGAGAGTTAGCAGTACA AGTTCACAGTATGATAGAGAAGCTTGCTCAATTTACTGATATTAGATGTTGCCTGGTTGTTGGGGGTTTGTCAACGAAG GTGCAAGAAGCTGCTTTGAGATCAATGCCAGACATTGTCGTTGCTACCCCAGGACGTATGATAGACCATTTACGTAATTCTATGTCAGTGGATTTGGATGATCTTGCTGTGCTAATCCTTGATGAGGCGGATCGTCTTTTAGAGCTTGGATTTAGTGCTGAAATTCATGAACTT GTTCGCATGTGTCCCAAGAAAAGGCAGACAATGCTATTTTCAGCAACAATGACTGAGGAGGTTGATGACCTTATTAAATTGTCCCTAACAAAACCTGTGCGTCTTTCTGCTGATCCATCTCCATCCACTTCTGTACTCTATACTATGGTAGTTGGCTCTATATGTCATATTCATGCTCCTGTGGAATATATTCTTTTCCCCCTAATACTGATTATGcaaattatcaatttatcatgtgAAACTCATTTCAA GGTGGTTAGGATACGAAGATTGCGTGAAGCAAATCAGGAAGCAGTTCTTCTTGCAATGTGCTCCAAAACTTTTACTTCTAAAGTTATCATCTTCAG TGGAACAAAGCAAGCTGCACATAGGTTGAAGATTATATTTGGATTAGCTGGTCTGAAAGCTGCTGAACTTCATGGAAATCTTACTCAAGCCCAGCGCCTTGAA GCTTTGGAACAATTCAGGAAGCAAGAAGTTGACTTTTTGATTGCAACTGATGTGGCTGCCCGT GGCCTTGACATCATAGGTGTTCAAACAGTTATCAACTATGCATGTCCTCGCGATCTTACCAG CTATGTTCATCGAGTGGGTCGTACAGCAAGAGCTGGCCGAGAAGGATGCGCCGTCACATTTGTGACTGATAACGACCGGTCACTTCTAAAAGCAATT GCAAAGAGAGCTGGTTCAAAGCTGAAGAGCCGAATTGTAGCAGAACAATCCATACATAAATGGTCTCATATAATTGAGCAATTGGAGGATCAAATTGCAGAAGTACTTGAAGAAGAGAG GGAAGAAAGAGCCCTAAGAAAAGCTGAAATGGAGGCCACAAAG GCTGAAAACTTGATTGCTCATAAGGAAGAGATCTTTTCCCGCCCCAAAAGAACCTGGTTTGTAACAGAGACAGAAAAGAAGGTTGCTGCAAAAGCAGCAAAGGTAAAA TCTTGTTTCATTGTTAATAACGACAAGAGTTCTGGAAAGGTAATAAGTGCTCAGGAAGCTGAAGACCTCAAAATGAAGGAAAAGAGGAAGCGGGAGCGAGAG AAAAATTTGCCGAGAAAGAAGCGTAGAAAATTGGAAGCGGCTAGAGAGATGTTGGAAGATGAAGGAGATGATGACAAACCAGAA GCTAAGGGGgcaaataagaaagaaaagggtGGACTTTCACTTGTTGATGTCGCTTATCGACGAGCAAAAGCAGTGAAGGCTGTCAAGAAGGCAATGGATTCAGGCAAGATcgtgaagaagaacaaaaagaatACCAATCGTCCTTCACATAAGTCGTCTTCAAGGACACAGGAGATGCAGGAGCTATTCCAGGCTGACATGAAGGACAAAAAGCCGAAAAGAAGAGGTGCTGGAGCAGGAAAAAAATCTAAGAGTTCGTTCAAGAGCAAGTCAAG gTACAAGCGCAGGTAG
- the LOC107477490 gene encoding uncharacterized protein LOC107477490, whose product MEGIKIKNGEELIKVGTTGTISSLMMKELDQNSAAPNQQIPSSLSKPQQLSTSVAAGNPGKQLQPRKSLDEASSSGSSGIASKTRLNGRHNRHRIPMLNSDGFPAERTSIKHRNNKKRSNIVEVVDIKCGHPNKAWGNPISNSLKKLGFSKLSESIV is encoded by the coding sequence ATGGAAGGTATCAAGATCAAGAATGGAGAAGAACTAATCAAAGTAGGAACTACAGGCACAATCAGTTCACTGATGATGAAAGAATTGGATCAAAACTCTGCTGCACCAAACCAGCAGATACCTTCTTCGCTAAGTAAGCCTCAACAACTCTCAACTTCGGTTGCAGCCGGAAATCCTGGGAAACAACTACAACCAAGGAAGTCATTAGATGAAGCCAGCAGCAGCGGAAGCTCTGGGATTGCCTCGAAAACAAGACTGAATGGTAGGCATAATAGACATCGAATACCAATGCTAAATTCGGATGGTTTTCCGGCAGAGAGAACTTCGATTAAGCATAGAAATAATAAGAAGAGATCCAACATTGTTGAAGTGGTGGACATTAAATGTGGCCATCCCAATAAAGCTTGGGGTAATCCTATATCGAATTCGCTCAAGAAGCTCGGATTCTCAAAGCTTTCAGAGAGCATTGTCTAG